The genomic stretch TCATGACCTCACAGGTGTGTCGAGAGTACCAGCGAGGCAATTGCAACAGAGGAGAGAACGATTGTCGGTTTGCTCACCCTGCTGACAGCACAATGATCGACACCAATGACAACACCGTCACCGTGTGTATGGATTACATCAAAGGGAGATGCTCACGGGAAAAGTGCAAATACTTTCATCCTCCCGCACATCTGCAAGCCAAGATCAAGGCTGCCCAATACCAGGTCAACCAGGCTGCGGCAGCCCAGGCTGCAGCCACCGCAGCTGCCATGGTGAGTAGCGGCATCAGGCCTGTCTTTGTTAGCAGTCAGTAAAGCCAAGTGACCCACTCGATCTGACTACAAGCTATTCATTTATtaaccttttaaatttattttatttttatttttagtttttgtttttgtttttgctgaagATATGTTTGTTCAGGTATCCCAGATAATACATCCTGAGTTACCGTTCACAGATGTGAGGGTAACTCCTCCAGTGGTTCAGATTGCTCCTACCCTTGGCCTAACTCTTAATACTCTGTCTTATTCTGGATGTAGGGTTTCTGAAACTTCTGCTTTGTAAAGAACCACCTGTCTCCTTTTCAACTTAACGATATCGCCATTTCTCGGTCCTCTTATTTTTCTGTGTGCCATCTAATCAGCCATCGTTCCCCTTCGGTGTGTTCTTTTGCACATCAGGGCTCTTCTCTACGTATATCTCGCTCTTAACAGTAACATAACCTGGAACTATTTAGGAGAATTGCTTAAGCAAAATTGTGGTGAGGATCAGCCACCAGATTTTCAACCGTGTGCTCTCTAGACCGTCTTACATACTATTGTGGCATAAGCATAACTGTCAAACTAGAGAAGCTTGACTATGCCATCAAatagaaaggagagagacagacagcagTACCCAAGGAGTTAGACATTGGATCATTCAGAGCAGATACCCATATTCTTAAGGTAAATTTTAATGTGATCTAATAGCTGATTTTAATGAGTCCATTCTTTGTTCTTTGCTTAGCTGTTTTaatgttgtccttttttttttttacataaatatatatgacttaatcatgaaaatattcatttaaaaaaaaaaagacactgtgtGGTATTCACAGCCCAGCAAAATAATCACGAGAGAGgtcttttctgtgtttgtttacGGATACTTGAGCAAAAATACAGAAGGCagactctctcctcctctcttcctctcactctttttttttttttttctgttagagtATCTTGTTTGTAATTAACTACAAAGAGGAGTTATCCTCCCAATAACAACTCAGTAGTGCCTTTATTGTGCATGCTTAGTCTTGTTATTCGTTGTATATGGCATTCcgatgatttgtttttttatttgttttttctcacCTACCCAAAAATGCACTGCTGCCCCCATGATGCACCTCTGCTTGCTGTTTATGTTAATGCGCTTGAACCCCACTGGCCCATTGCCATCATGTGCTCGCTGCCTGCTAATTAAGACTCAGTCGGCTGTCAAATCACTGAAGCGACCCCTCGAGGCAACCTTTGACCTGGTACTATGACCTTTCACCTTTTAGCTTGGCATGTAGCTTTATTGTagatacaagtttttttttttttaaatcaatttaaaaaatatatatatatatatattcctttttctgTTGTAAAAATTGTAAAGTACAATGAAAAACTGAGTGTGGTTTCCTGACAAAAATTAGTGGAAAAGACTATACTGTATGTACCTGGACGGATATCATACAATGAAAGATTCCAAAAAGCCCAGCAGCCCACATTCAGTTTAACTACATTGTAGAATGTTCTAGTGAAATACtttaaggacattaaaaaaaaaaatgtattttttgactGTATATTTATGTACCTGTTTGGTTAGCATGGCTTTAGTgatagacttatttattttttaatatttatagttcagtgtttaagaaaaaaaaaaacttgcatgcTCTGGGACATGTGCATGTCTAGGTAGGTctgggggggaggagcagagtgggattagtttttattttacctgttTCGGTCACTCTGTACAATTAACTATTAACATTGCTTATACTCGTCAATCCTCATGGAGCTCGCAGTgcagcttttcttctttccccaaatCAGTGGCTTCTCACAGAAAGCCTGAAGCATTATGGGACTTAAAACACTTTAACACATTATAACATGTGCTCTCGTCCTAGtggggtttatttttttgttttgtttttgtttttgttttttgttttttgtttttttgaacaaaaataatgCTTCCTTTAAAAGCTTTggtcttgcctttttttttttttttctttaatttttgttgattggattccccccacccccaccccccgggtaGTTCAGTGCTCTGCTGCTTGCTTGCTCATGCTTCCTAACAATTTTAGCCTtcaactgatttttcttttttctttttctctttttactggtatttgttttttatactcATTCACTAAACAGGGAATTCCTCAAGCTGTACTTCCCCCATTACCAAAGAGGCCTGCTCTTGAAAAAACCAACGGTGCCACCGCAGTCTTTAACACTGGTATTTTCCAATACCAACAGGCTCTAGCCAACATGCAGTTGCAACAACATACAGCGTTTCTCCCACCAGGTAAGGGGTCTGAGCTTGTTAATGAACGAATCTGATGAGCGGCAGGGAGTTGTGCTGGTTAAGCAGATAAGCCATGCCCCCCAGTTTGCTGTCAGCCATAGATAAGGTGACAGGTAAGGTGGGCAGTGGTGGAAACTTACCTCAGGTAGCACAGGCGGTTTTCCCtaagaactgagaattttaacTTAATGAGGAGTGGAATGAATATCAGtgtgatgttttatatatttatttttgtttgtgtaatTTGGAACTGAAatatagttctctctctctttttttttttccttcttcctcaacaCTGTTATATGTCTGTCAAGCTATTTTATGACACTTTCTTGCTGTAAGACCCCTTTGCCTTCATGATTCCATAGAGTAAATTGGAATTCTATGAAATGACATTTCCAGGTtcgatttttatttttcagcctttttGTTTTcaaggtggagaaaaaaaaaaaaaaaaaaacttgaaaacttgACTCTGTGTTCCAGAGCTCTTAAAAAGTGCTCTTACTGGTGCCAACCAGCACATTGCTTAAAAATCATGATTTGCTCCTGACCTAATATTCAAATAGTCCTAAGGCCCCAGGGGGTTTTACACCGACCATTGAGTTATACATTTGTGGTTTCAGTTGATTTCAGCTTAGTCACAGAAACATCCTCTAGAGCTATCCACAAGGGTATAAAATTGAGACACATTAGTCACTTAACTActtgaaaatttattatttttactcacTCTTCATACAGAAGAAGAAGCACATATTAAATTTCTGGTAATCTGGAATTCAACCAACTGCAGACTCTAATCCCATTTTCTTCTTTACCTCTTAACCTTTCTAAAATGATTACCATGGGTCCAGAGATTTATTTAATAAGATGATTTTATCTTactcattgaatgaataaattaatgaattaatgaggAGGTGTGTAGGTCAGAAGGTCCAGCATCATTAGTATATTATCCTCTATAGACAGTCCTTAGATGCATTGGGTTCATAATGCCGTGAGGGgatgtgattatttatttttgaataatgaaCAAAAGAATATACTACATTCACCTTAGCTTTTATTGCTGCTAAGCACACCTTTTTACACTTAGTTTTTTACACTTCTAAAGCACAACCTTTTATACAGCTCATCTCTGAAGTCTGGCCATCCATATGTAGAATGTGGTTCAACATTCAATGAACCAGAGTATCTGGAGTATTCCATGAATTAAAACAGCGTATGCCTTAGGCACTATGGGTAAAATATTTGTACTCATGAAATAGTATCTATCAAGATGCTGTTTGTCCATTTGAGACTACAGATTACATCGTTTTGATCTGTAGGGTATTTATTACATTCAGAGGAGAAAATCcctcttatattttatatatattcctcttatttttttaaagatcaacacTTTTTTCTCGACATATATAGATTTTTTGGAGATTTCCACAATTtgatctttttgctttttttttcttttttgcttttacataAATTACTGTGCCCCTAGATTTATGCTGTCTTGAACAAAGTAATCAATTTCTCTATAGTCTGATGGCTAAACAAAGTTTAAAGAGATTGTAGGTAGTAGATCCCATAATGTCTTTCAAGTAATCAAAGATTATTTTAGTCGGTTTATTCTCATCGAATAAAACATTGCCATTCAAGgtgaatttctttatttaaaatctaaacattaaaaagatCTAACTTCTTCTATGTGTTTTTAAGGAAATCTAACGTTTTTGGCTTATTAAACGGGTTTTACATTAATTTCTCCAACATTCTAATAACTGAGGACTTTTCTAAATGAACTTAACCACTAATTACATGTTATTTATGACAGTAGTCTCTTCCCTAGCAAGGCTTTTAGTCTGTGGATAAGACAGAGCAAAAGATGCTAGGTAAGGAATCGGgtcagggaaaaacaaacacGTTCATAATTCAAAATCATCCTTATCTCTCTGTTCTAGAAACTAAGCATCGTTAATTTTAATAAAACGTGTCACCACATATTGAAATGTCCTGAAACTGTTAAGGTATAACCTGCGTTTGTAGGTGAATTTTGCATCAGAGTGATAGGAAATTACGGCAAcagt from Vulpes vulpes isolate BD-2025 chromosome 11, VulVul3, whole genome shotgun sequence encodes the following:
- the MBNL1 gene encoding muscleblind-like protein 1 isoform X11 — its product is MAMLAQQMQLANAMMPGAPLQPVPMFSVAPSLATNASAAFNPYLGPVSPSLVPAEILPTAPMLVTGNPGVPVPAAAAAAAQKLMRTDRLEVCREYQRGNCNRGENDCRFAHPADSTMIDTNDNTVTVCMDYIKGRCSREKCKYFHPPAHLQAKIKAAQYQVNQAAAAQAAATAAAMTQSAVKSLKRPLEATFDLGIPQAVLPPLPKRPALEKTNGATAVFNTGIFQYQQALANMQLQQHTAFLPPVPMVHGATPATVSAATTSATSVPFAATATANQIPIISAEHLTSHKYVTQM
- the MBNL1 gene encoding muscleblind-like protein 1 isoform X14 encodes the protein MAMLAQQMQLANAMMPGAPLQPVPMFSVAPSLATNASAAFNPYLGPVSPSLVPAEILPTAPMLVTGNPGVPVPAAAAAAAQKLMRTDRLEVCREYQRGNCNRGENDCRFAHPADSTMIDTNDNTVTVCMDYIKGRCSREKCKYFHPPAHLQAKIKAAQYQVNQAAAAQAAATAAAMGIPQAVLPPLPKRPALEKTNGATAVFNTGIFQYQQALANMQLQQHTAFLPPDTHNICRTSD
- the MBNL1 gene encoding muscleblind-like protein 1 isoform X10, which encodes MAMLAQQMQLANAMMPGAPLQPVPMFSVAPSLATNASAAFNPYLGPVSPSLVPAEILPTAPMLVTGNPGVPVPAAAAAAAQKLMRTDRLEVCREYQRGNCNRGENDCRFAHPADSTMIDTNDNTVTVCMDYIKGRCSREKCKYFHPPAHLQAKIKAAQYQVNQAAAAQAAATAAAMTQSAVKSLKRPLEATFDLGIPQAVLPPLPKRPALEKTNGATAVFNTGIFQYQQALANMQLQQHTAFLPPGSILCMTPATSVVPMVHGATPATVSAATTSATSVPFAATATANQIPIISAEHLTSHKYVTQM